caTTTCCGTAGCTCGTCTCCCTTTTTCACTCAACCACCTTGAGTATGGACCTGTGATTTTTTCTGTCACCCTCCAGTGTCGCAGTCATGTCTTCACTGACCAAAACCTGCTTCTCCTGCTCCACTGAGATTTCTTCGCTGGACAGCCACCTGGCCTGTTTCTTTTTCCTCGGTTGGTGTCACCTGGAGGAAGCTGAGACTTGCCCTGCCTGCCTCACTCTCCCCCGGTTGAAGCGCGAGAACAGGCAAAAGTACACTTTTGCCTCTCCCGCGCAGGCCAGATGCTGGTGAGTGAGGAGCCACAGCTCATTCTAAATATTGGGCAGACTATGATGAAGACAACAACTGTCGTGTCTTCAAGGAAGAGGACCCAGCCTCTCTCTTCCTCAACTTGGAGCCACCGGTGGTTCACTGGTACCCTCTTGACGACCTGCCCAGCCTGTTTTTTTCAGCCACCAAGAGGATGAATATCCCTCTTCCTTCATCTCCTCCCTCCTCTGCTCCCCAGGATGACTTCACAGTCGGCCTTTGTGCTCAGCCACACGCCAGGCCTCACCCTCGAGTGCTATGTCCTAAGATAGCCTTGTGACGTTGGTTGTCAGGGCCGCATGCAGGCTATCCCATCTTCCTTTGCAGTTCAGGCCAGGAAGGACAACCGATCCAAAGATGGTGACCAAAACATTACAGCTATTGAGCAGCTTTCCAGCTGAGCTAGCCTGTTGGCTACCAAGGCGAGTCTTTCGCCTTTCACTTCAGGGGACAGTGATATTGCCATTCTCTCTGCTTCGTTGCCTGGAGTTGTTATTTCTCCTTCGTCCCCCGTGATCGGCTCATCGGATGATGAAGTGAGAGCAGTGGCTCCCTCCTGCCAGGGAAGGGATGGTGTGGGTGGGCCTGCACTTACCCTCCCTGCTGAACCGATTGCGCTACCGCTCATGGCTCACCACTCAACATGGGTGCAGCTGTGCGGCCTTTTCCCCCCTGGCTAGACAGAACTCTAAGGAAGGGCTATGCGCTACAGTAGTGCCATCAACCTCCTCCGTTCAGTGGCATTCTTCAGACCTCTCTCTCAACTCCTGCTGAGTGCACAGTGTTGCAGGAGATAACTGCACTCCTCTGCAAGGGAACCATAATGGCGGTTCCCCAGTCAGAGGGAAGGGTTTCTTTTCCCCTTATTTCTGTTCCCAAAAAATTAGGGGACATGAGACAGATTCTGGATCTACACATCCTGAATGGCTACATTGCTCGTAGACCGTTTCCTATGCTGATGATCAAGCTGCTGTTGGGAGTGCATCCCAGCAGGTGACTGGATGACTTCCATAGGTCCGACCAATGCGTATTTCCACGTCCCCATTCTGCCAATTCACACGAAGTTCCTGCGTTTTGTGGTGAAAGGACAGGTCCATCAATACACCCGTTTCCCACTCGGTTACTCCCTGGCTGTGCACACGTTCTCCAAATGTGTGGAGATGGCGCTGGAGCCGCTTAGGGCAAAAGAGGTGAAAATTTTAATCTACATCGATGACTGGTTAATTCTCACCATGTCTTAGCAGGAAGTGGAACCCATACAGCCCTGGTCATCCATCACATCATGCAGCTGGGCTTCACTATCAACCCCACCAAGAGTGCTCTTCAGCCGACCCAGCAGACGCCCTACTTCGGTCTGTTTCTATACTCCCACGCTATGATAGTGCGCCTGTCAGAGGAGTGTGTGGTAGCACTGTTGAGGTTGACTCGATGCGTTTTATTGGTGCCAGCAGGGAATGTCATGTCTCTCCTCGGGATGATGTCAGCAGCTCACCCAATGGTGTGCCTGGGGCTGCTGCATATGAAGAACCTGCAACATTGGTTCGCGCAGTTGCGGCTGAACCCAATCTGAGACAAACAGTGCGAGCTCCATGTCCCCACACCAGCCCAGAAAGATGTGAGATTTTCTGACTCACCCAGCTGTCTCTGTGACAGAGTTCGGCTGGGGTGCGTCCCCCATTACATTCAGGTCTTCACAGATGCGTCCCTGGCCGGCTGGGGAGGGACCCTCGGCCAGGCCAGCATGGGGGGCGTGTGATCTGTCATCCTTCACCACATAAACCTGCTGGAGCTCACAGTGGTTCAGAAGGTGCTTCACCTTTTTGGTCCTCACTTGAGAGGAAGGCACATCATGGTGAGCTCAGACTCCACCATGGTGGTGGCATACTTGAACAGACAAGGGGGCGTCAGCTCCCCGGCCCTCCATCCTGATGAGGGCAGATCGCCATCTCCTCTCCTTGAACGCCTGCCATGATCTGGGGTTTCTCAATGTGGGAGCAGACAGGTTGTCCAGAGGGGGGGCCACTCCAAGAGGAATGGAGCCTCTCCCCAGACATAGGCGATCAGATCTGGCGTCGGTTCAGGCGACCAGTGGCTGACCTGCTTGCAAGCAGGGAGAATGCCAAGTGCCCACTGTGATTTCCTCTGAGAGTGACTGACGCCCTTCATTGGGGTTAGACGCGTTAGCTCACCTAGGGAGGCCTCCCAGTCTGCTGTATGGTATTCCATCCCCGCGGCTGGTGATGTAGTTGCTTCACAGGATTCGGGTGCAACAACTGTCAGTGATAGTTATGGCGCAGGAGAGCCTGGGCGCCAGGTGGTTTCCGGACCTGATACAGCtgatggtggtgggggtggggctggTCCCGGACCTATTCATGGCCCTGCAACAGGTAGACGGTGCGATCCTTTCGCATTCAGTTCGGGGACGGCACCTCATGGTTTGGAAGTTGAGAGGGTGAGACTGGGCCTCCTACATGGGCCTCCCTGAGGCGATGGTCACAACTATTCAGAATGCACGTGCCCCTTCTACCTCCAGGGGTTATTCTATGCGCTGGCAGGATTTTGCGGTCTGGTGCAAGGCCAGGGACCTGTTTGATGGTGGCCATGCTGCTTCCTCCTTGGGGGAGTTTGCAGCAGCAATGACAGTGGGCCATGATGGGTTTGGCCACTTCACAATCAGTAGACACCCCTTGGCCAAACGCTTTCTGATGGGGATCCGTAGGCTGAGGCCCCCTACTCAACGCCTTGTCTCTCAATGGGACCTGCAGACTACTCGGCACAGGTCGACTGGCCCATCGTTTGAGCCACTTGGCCAGGCAAACTTGGAGTTGTTATCTATCAAGATGGCCATTCTCTTGGCTCTTACTTCCACCAAGAGGGCAGGAGATCTGTGTGCCTTGTCGATATGTCCCTCCTGCATGTCTTTCAGTGACAACAAAGGGTAACTGGAATTGCGCCCCAACCCGTCCTTCCAGCTGAAGGTCATCACCTCCTCATTCAGGTTGAGAGTCATCCATCTGAGAGTGTTCTTTCCTCTTCCTCATGTCAACAAAGAGGAGGAGCGCCTCCACACCCTGTATCCGGTTAGGGCACTTTGGTGTTATGTGGAGCGCTCAGCGGCAGTCAGGAAATCCACCCGACTATTCGTCTGCCATGGCGGTCGGGCTCAAGGGGGTTGCTCTGTCAGCACAATGGCTCGCCCACTGGATTTGTGACACAATTCCCAAGAGTTACGATGCTATGGACTGCCCCGTTCCCTGTGGGCCTcaggcagtgttgtagtcgagtcactaaacctcgagtccgagtcgagtctcgagtccccagtgttcgagtccgagtccaagtccgagtcaccgaagaaaagtcgagtcgagtccgagtcgagtccccattacctgagtccgagtcgagtccctattaccctagtccgagtccgagtcatcaaggttgagtctgagtcgagttccaagatggctgcagtgatccactcgggcacagtcaaagatctgacatacaaataaaaaaggtctacattaaacaaaaatgacacatctgtcaccattacaaagggagtttatttactttgtgacacgatagccaaacaaatgcacacccacacactcgcacacatgcacgcgcaagcatgcgcgcacacacacatttttagaacagtctgaatttctttgacattttgaacattggatgtgcttcaaaacacattgatagctgtaaatagcatgatattagcaaatggtggaaacagtatacagaagtaagttccacagcatacaatacattcataaaaactagtcaaaagacattgtctctcaggaatagttaggaacaaaaggctggtggcactagttttaagcatacacgttgcatttcaaaaacataagatctgacagcatggaactactcaaccttgcacggtgaggcctcatcaaaatgcctccatgactaaataccctttcaatgggcgcactggaggcagggatagagaatacctgtgtggcaatctgatagagggtagggaatttggatttgttttgctgccaaaacctgaggcacgggactgagtcagagtcctgctcagcaatcaagttgaggtatgcagtcaactgagcctggccagacggcttcttctcggtggaggagggagtcttcctatagtgggagaacattctcaactgcttctcaggaggagactctgaaagttcaccttcccctggtcctgttgcttccgctgcatctgctgttgataccgcttgcttgtcaccctctgcctttatatactctgaaatgagaggggggcatggaggactcattacaaatatgttattgactaggccttcatgacaaatgacacgtctatgtgctttattgtagcaccttcaatgatataaacatcacaacaatcaaatagttaatcacttaactaacattaatcaaaacatttctcacctttgatctcagtcttcagcacatctctgatgtcactgtccagctgcacatcatgttctagccactggaagccaaatgctgggtccaacacagatgctatgaagtaggcattggtgaaaggaaatttggtagggcctcttccttcagctggctcacatcctggtatcttgactgcactgaaaacctctgcaaaccttgttttcaaggagctctccagagctctcaccagaggcccacagtatctggcttttcctcttatttcctgcaggtgacagcgcagagtgaggacacagggcacaatcacactgacggtgacagtagtctcaccctgagttaggttggttgcctctaagaacggatcaagaacttcgatcagttctttaagctgagcatactctcgcggggataagataaggcttttgtgcccctctgattccaacacactggacagcttttgcatgtctaaatgcacataagccttcacctgcttcagagtggaattccatcgtgtggcattcgctgttggaattgttgcatcaccaaaacacgcttcaaagcagtctttaaacgaggtgccactgtggaggaggttggctgcacgggatagctttgctagggtgcttgacagcccactggtgtctttcagaccatcttttatgaccaactgcagtgaatgtgtgaagcatgatagtctctgcatcttacagttctcagccaaagtgtcattgactgtctgttgatcttctggcatcaggtcttgccatatttcatcatcctcctcaaatgtgctgggatcatgagcttcagcatcacaaggatcctctaggggaaagctggcctggaaagcttttctcatgttggatgcattgtcagttatgacaaagttgatcttgcccttaatcaggtattcttcagcacagcattcaaacatcattgcaatcttctctcctgagtgtttcccatgcactcttttgcaggaaagaagatatgactgaaggctgagttcctgtttttttttatccattgccactgtgtgtgctgtcactccaaggaatgaccgcatctttcgatcactccaaatgtctctggtaacagcaacactcgatgcttctgccagctggttctttatctgttctttcttgacttccaccattcctggaatggtcacagaggaaattgtggatcttgctatgggccggtactgagggtccaggacatgcaggaagtgcttgaagtcctcgttgtcaacgatggagagtggcaagcagcacttaatgattagatcttttacaagggcatcacttatagccttctgacgtggatgtttgaggtcgtacatcctttgctgtccatcatttaaaaatgatgtgatagtcttctgacctgaagcagctggcatcacatctgaagcagtggaggcacggtattcttgaaacctaggggaagataggatacacactttagcttgctgatgccaaactgtttcaagtaatctttctcacagcaaaaaatgtgtaacgttatagctataacaatatgcaataacaatacaaatgttacacattatacacatagttgtttgaaccatatccagttaagttacatatttagttatctatataactaacattaccatattagtagattaactaatgtaagctagctggataaatgaaaagtatgagaaaagatacataatttatgagacaaacaggacagggattaattagcaaaacccagtcatttaattattgatttaagtatgttacatgctacctagctgagctttaactctctatcctccgtgagtctgtatgtttattctgtatgggtcagggagggtgtgactttgttagaagacagagccagttcatagtactgttcaaaagctacgtcgcgcgtgtctatttttagaatttggcacacccaatgctgcatatatgcaaagaaaaatatccccatatttacagtagcctatgccgtGTCACCAATcgtgatacggttcggtagttttcggtacatcggggggggggggtgccacatccgtcaaatctcgtaccgtctccagctctcaagaaaaccaatggcggcatccacattagctttcttcaattagtccatttggcgagtaatagcctacaattatttttatttgcattgtaaagttgtgcacattttatcaacattatgtgtgaatgcatataggctagacttcttccttctccgcacgtggagaatattcatggcggagacctgccatgtgcagatttgttattgctagttaagattaatgctaacgcggtagttcagagtggtgtgtttttttctgttaagtgtatgctacttggtaattagctaaatgataaataggaaaaatcagttttaatctccctataacacgaagacgctgcgtgttacttaccaactcatcattagtgagatggatggcacgctcgtaccgaaagcgaaccgtactgtgacttttctgtgcaatgttgcattagcactctaacagtaacgttacttaacttacttatacaatctcacttggttctagtgatatgatatacccgccacacgacctaaccgaacatcttggaccagtggttgagttacttcagaggctattgttaccgtagctagatagctagctagctaacggtaactgatcaccaaccatatcatcaactgactgcatatcacttacttttctgggtgcatccttgacagatgtctgttgaagtttgaggttgtcccggtcttctcctcaatggttcgtttacatatcgaacatctagcagtgatcttgctggaatttgttgtaaaatctgtgtaagcaaagcgcacaattcggggcgtctctttcggcatcttcgcgctactgaacatgacggtatgcacgccacgtgaatccgcatgtaggtggaacacacgtgcctgtcCTTACAcggaattgaataatgttacagtactaatatagctatcaatatattttaatagggcctattattaaaaaaaatctaacaaaaacagcctttatcaattaaaaagtcagagtccgggtctccaacttccgagtccgaatgcagtaaattcgcgagtccgagtccaagtccgagtcatcagtgctcaagtccaagtcgagtcacgagtcatgaaaatcaggactcgagtcggactcgagtccgagtcctggactcgagtactacaacactggcctCAGGGCGCACTCTACGAGGGACATTTGCTTCCTCTatggcagtgtttcccaacccagtcctcaaggaccccctatcctgcagattttctttgcaaccctgaataggtacctgtttgtagttattcacccAATCAGTAAtgaatgtcagattttgcacaccttgcataatttagtgctatgagatgattggttgagtaagtacaagcaaggCTACATATATagggttgcaatgaaaatctgAAGGTTAGGGGGTCCTTAAGGACtgagttgggaaacactgctctatggCACTTTTCAGGGGCATGCCAGTGGAAGATATCGGCTTGGCAGCTTCCTGGTCCTCCACTTTGACCTTTGTGCAGTCACATCTGAAGGATATGACTCCATGCGGTACTCGCTGCAGGGTCTAGAGGGGACCTTGTTCTCAGTCGACTGACAAGTTGGCTGTGTCCATCCCTCGGCGGGTTGTTGCAGTACAGTACAAGACACTCAGGTGAGGCAATGCTCAACTGTTGGGACTGTTGTTGTGGTGCAGTATGGTATGAGACCTCAGAGGTGGCAGTACTCAACCATTGGACTACTGCTGTGTGGGGTGCTGTCTTGGTTGGTGTCTGAATAGTGTCAGTTGGGCCGAGCTGGGAGCATATTCATCTTTAACGGCCTTTACCTTAGGTGTAAACCAATAGCGAAGCCTGTTAGAGGGCAGTGCATGTACGACATAGAAATGGCagttaccctggatgtaactcTGGTTCTGAGTATGTGCTTAGCCCTCTAACCTCTAGCCCAGCTGGCCCCAGTCTTTGTTGCTGAGTTCAAAGGGAGACGAGAGATGCTGGGGTTTTATAGGTGGATGGGAG
The nucleotide sequence above comes from Lampris incognitus isolate fLamInc1 chromosome 10, fLamInc1.hap2, whole genome shotgun sequence. Encoded proteins:
- the LOC130119448 gene encoding uncharacterized protein LOC130119448; amino-acid sequence: MQRLSCFTHSLQLVIKDGLKDTSGLSSTLAKLSRAANLLHSGTSFKDCFEACFGDATIPTANATRWNSTLKQVKAYVHLDMQKLSSVLESEGHKSLILSPREYAQLKELIEVLDPFLEATNLTQGETTVTVSVIVPCVLTLRCHLQEIRGKARYCGPLVRALESSLKTRFAEVFSAVKIPGCEPAEGRGPTKFPFTNAYFIASVLDPAFGFQWLEHDVQLDSDIRDVLKTEIKEYIKAEGDKQAVSTADAAEATGPGEGELSESPPEKQLRMFSHYRKTPSSTEKKPSGQAQLTAYLNLIAEQDSDSVPCLRFWQQNKSKFPTLYQIATQVFSIPASSAPIERVFSHGGILMRPHRARLSSSMLSDLMFLKCNVYA